From a region of the Rhipicephalus microplus isolate Deutch F79 chromosome X, USDA_Rmic, whole genome shotgun sequence genome:
- the LOC119161881 gene encoding serine/threonine-protein kinase VRK1-like, whose translation MHATEEGLKIFHQQRKILPLKTAFSLDKYVSDVLEYVHGYEYTHSYVKPSRLLHGFSKGNENHLYLVDAAIFRVPTSRTSHQKCKEDLRKANDGTTVFATREARSSARPRNGTVELLGRMLFQWLCFRQSREDDFKSRKFLGQEKSPLIEEVRHLMSKWIPHGTMPCSINVSALRGYRALPGAATDATEQDLQKILDQQGKTLPLKTAFSIDTSVSDGLKYVRSYKSTHHTPM comes from the coding sequence ATGCATGCGACTGAAGAGGGCCTGAAGATCTTTCACCAGCAGCGCAAGATACTCCCCTTGAAAACTGCCTTCAGCCTCGACAAGTACGTGAGTGATGTCTTGGAGTACGTCCACGGCTACGAGTACACCCACTCCTACGTGAAGCCGTCGAGGCTACTGCACGGATTTAGCAAAGGCAATGAAAATCACCTATACCTGGTAGACGCTGCCATTTTCCGTGTACCGACAAGTCGAACCAGCCATCAGAAGTGCAAGGAAGATCTCAGGAAGGCGAACGATGGTACCACTGTGTTCGCAACTCGGGAAGCTCGCAGTAGTGCCCGCCCACGAAATGGTACCGTGGAGCTCCTGGGACGCATGCTGTTCCAGTGGCTTTGTTTTCGACAGTCGCGGGAGGACGACTTCAAGAGTCGCAAGTTCCTAGGCCAAGAGAAGAGCCCACTGATTGAAGAAGTCCGCCATCTCATGAGCAAATGGATCCCACACGGGACCATGCCATGTAGCATCAATGTTTCTGCACTTCGCGGCTACAGAGCTTTGCCAGGTGCTGCTACAGATGCGACTGAACAGGACCTGCAGAAGATACTTGACCAGCAGGGCAAGACACTTCCCTTGAAAACTGCCTTCAGCATTGACACAAGCGTGAGTGATGGCTTGAAGTACGTCCGCAGCTACAAGTCCACCCACCACACCCCGATGTGA